A DNA window from Eretmochelys imbricata isolate rEreImb1 chromosome 3, rEreImb1.hap1, whole genome shotgun sequence contains the following coding sequences:
- the SLC30A1 gene encoding proton-coupled zinc antiporter SLC30A1, translating into MADNGAGEPRQPRYRRVRLMCMLALTFLFFVVEVVVSRVTASLAMLSDSFHMLSDVMALVVALVAVRFAQRTRATHKNTFGWVRAEVMGALVNAVFLTALCFTILLEAIERFTEPHEIQQPLVVIGVGAAGLLVNLLGLCLFHQHGGGGHGHSHGGSQHHRSGSRAKLERSSGEGDAVLRKEETNTLVENCSSTNGVNQEKLGDGKAELQANGSVGPNSLDVEVEEDSSGQLNMRGVFLHVLGDALGSVIVVVNASVFYFSWNPCPKDGSCFNPCIDSHCLENATVAPLLDSADLLTQEGIHVAGPCWVLYLDPSLCLIMVCILLYTTYPLLKESALILLQTVPKQIDIYSLNLKLRKLEGVEAVHELHVWQLAGSRIIGTAHIKCHDPASYMKVAKHIKEIFHDEGIHATTIQPEFASVGSESGVGKCEFPCRTQCALKQCCGTADGSTEKKTAKTSSIAISCSEIIIDSPHHKTRRTKSESIPAVRLEADDDPDTQFESSL; encoded by the exons ATGGCGGACAACGGGGCGGGCGAGCCCCGGCAGCCCCGCTACCGCCGGGTGCGGCTGATGTGCATGCTGGCGCTCACTTTCCTCTTCTTCgtggtggaggtggtggtgaGCCGGGTCACCGCCTCGCTGGCCATGCTCTCGGACTCCTTCCACATGCTGTCCGACGTCATGGCCCTGGTGGTGGCCCTGGTGGCCGTGCGCTTCGCCCAGCGCACCCGCGCCACCCACAAGAACACCTTCGGCTGGGTGCGGGCCGAGGTGATGGGCGCCTTGGTCAACGCCGTCTTCCTCACCGCCCTCTGCTTCACCATCCTGCTGGAGGCCATCGAGCGCTTCACCGAGCCCCACGAGATCCAGCAGCCGCTCGTGGTGATTGGGGTGGGGGCCGCCGGGCTGCTCGTCAATCTGCTGGGGCTCTGCCTCTTCCACCAGCATGGAGGCGGCGGGCACGGGCACTCGCATGGGGGCAGCCAGCACCACCGCAGCGGCAGCCGCGCCAAATTGGAGCGATCTTCCGGGGAAGGGGATGCTGTGCTGCGCAAGGAGGAGACCAACACGCTGGTGGAGAATTGCAGCAGCACCAATGGGGTCAACCAGGAGAAGCTAG GTGATGGCAAGGCAGAACTACAAGCGAATGGGAGCGTTGGCCCTAACTCTCTGGACGTTGAGGTCGAAGAAGATTCCAGTGGACAGCTTAACATGCGTGGAGTTTTTCTGCATGTGCTTGGAGATGCCTTGGGTTCAGTGATTGTGGTGGTGAATGCCTCAGTCTTTTACTTTTCTTGGAATCCATGCCCCAAAGATGGGTCCTGTTTTAATCCATGTATTGATAGCCATTGCTTAGAAAATGCTACTGTAGCCCCACTGCTTGACAGTGCTGATCTGCTCACACAAGAGGGTATTCATGTAGCTGGTCCCTGCTGGGTGCTGTATTTAGATCCCTCTCTTTGTCTGATAATGGTTTGTATACTCCTTTACACAACTTATCCATTACTTAAGGAATCTGCCCTTATCCTTTTGCAAACTGTTCCCAAACAAATTGATATTTATTCTCTGAACTTGAAACTACGTAAActtgaaggagttgaagcagtCCATGAACTACATGTTTGGCAGCTGGCAGGCAGCAGGATCATTGGTACTGCTCACATAAAATGTCATGACCCTGCATCATACATGAAAGTGGCAAAGCACATTAAGGAGATTTTTCATGATGAAGGGATCCATGCCACTACAATTCAGCCTGAGTTTGCCAGTGTAGGCTCTGAATCAGGTGTTGGCAAATGTGAGTTTCCCTGCAGAACTCAGTGTGCTCTGAAGCAGTGTTGTGGGACAGCAGACGGCAGTACTGAAAAGAAGACCGCAAAGACCTCTTCAATTGCTATTTCATGCTCAGAAATAATCATTGACTCTCCACACCATAAAACTAGGAGGACTAAATCTGAAAGTATACCTGCTGTTAGGCTAGAGGCAGATGATGACCCAGACACGCAATTTGAATCATCTTTGTAA